Proteins encoded together in one Lathyrus oleraceus cultivar Zhongwan6 chromosome 5, CAAS_Psat_ZW6_1.0, whole genome shotgun sequence window:
- the LOC127079566 gene encoding uncharacterized protein LOC127079566: protein MTTVSIDRIPTNLPILDSNNYDKWAKQMRVLFGYQEVLEIIVNGVTQLGEEATDIQRATYKEEKKKDYKALFLIHSSVDNDNFEKVGDCKSAKQAWEILEKAYAGAVKAKVVRLQTYKRQFELKQMEDKETINDYITRITRLVNQIKSCGEMILEQNVVSKVLHSLTPRFDNIVVAIEESKDLETLSKDELQSSLEAHEQRMDERGADKAKAETALQARFNEKNKRSKGKFAARGKSNFQNFGSNDSKNSKHSTSEKGEISSKDSGHSNGFKKRDVSKVQCYKCRKFGHFANLCRGKSNENHNNEAKVAREEVDDEDTLMVMITEESYGITDVPVSSYSSDSLRDSSCTVPENSEKMHSNRNALVTVFDGVQGRDEWYLDSSCSTHMMGQKDWFVQINQAAKSKVKFADDTTLSVERV from the coding sequence ATGACAACCGTTTCCATTGATCGAATTCCCACCAATCTCCCGATTCTTGATTCGAATAACTATGATAAATGGGCAAAACAAATGAGAGTTTTGTTTGGTTATCAAGAGGTGCTTGAGATCATCGTCAATGGAGTTACACAATTAGGGGAAGAGGCTACCGACATTCAAAGAGCTACAtacaaagaagagaagaagaaggattacAAAGCCTTATTCTTGATTCATTCGAGTGTTGATAACGACAATTTCGAGAAGGTTGGCGATTGTAAATCGGCGAAGCAAGCATGGGAAATCTTGGAGAAAGCATATGCCGGTGCCGTCAAAGCGAAGGTTGTAAGGTTACAAACTTACAAGCGACAATTCGAGTTAAAACAAATGGAAGACAAAGAAACGATCAACGACTATATTACGCGTATTACCCGGTTAgttaatcaaatcaaatcttGTGGGGAAATGATTCTTGAGCAGAATGTTGTATCGAAAGTATTGCATTCGTTAACGCCGCGTTTCGACAACATAGTTGTGGCTATTGAAGAATCAAAGGATCTAGAAACTTTGAGCAAGGATGAATTGCAAAGTTCGTTAGAGGCACATGAACAAAGGATGGATGAGAGAGGCGCCGACAAAGCCAAAGCGGAGACTGCTTTGCAAGCGCGTTTCAATGAAAAGAATAAGAGGTCGAAAGGAAAATTTGCGGCGAGAGGTAAATcaaattttcagaattttggtTCAAACGATTCGAAAAATTCAAAGCATTCGACGAGTGAAAAGGGTGAAATTAGCTCCAAGGATAGTGGTCATAGCAATGGTTTCAAGAAGCGTGATGTGAGTAAGGTGCAATGCTACAAGTGCAGAAAGTTTGGACACTTTGCAAATTTGTGTCGTGGTAAATCGAATGAGAATCACAATAATGAAGCCAAGGTTGCTAGGGAAGAGGTAGATGATGAGGACACACTTATGGTAATGATCACGGAGGAGAGTTATGGCATTACGGATGTTCCGGTCAGCAGCTACAGTAGTGACAGTTTGCGGGACAGCAGCTGTACCGTTCCAGAAAATAGCGAGAAAATGCATTCGAATCGAAATGCGTTGGTTACCGTTTTTGATGGAGTCCAAGGGAGAGATGAGTGGTACTTGGATTCCAGTTGTTCAACACATATGATGGGTCAAAAAGATTGGTTTGTGCAAATCAATCAAGCGGCAAAAAGTAAAGTCAAATTTGCCGACGACACCACTTTAAGCGTCGAAAGGGTATGA